The window CATAGCCGTCGAAAACTACGGCGTCGTCGGAGGGATCAACGGAGGTTATTTTGCCGGGGCAAAACCGATAGGCGTGCTTCGAAGGCAGGGATACACCGACAACGCGAAGTTCTGGCCGCAGCGGTCCGCGTTCGGCTGGAACGACAAAGGGGAAACGGTCTTCGTAGACGGCAGGGAGACAGCTGACATAAATTCCGACAGACGCTTCGACCAATATACCGAGATGCTCCAGGCCGGTCCGCTCCTGCTTAAGAACGGCGAATATACGGACAATACTGAAAACATCAAAGAAAACGTCCTCAATATGCGGCATCCACGGACTATGGTAGGGACTGACGGCAAAAAAATCATGTGGGCGGTCATAGACGGCAGGGACAATATGCACAGCGTTGGTGCGACCATTGAGGAGACAAGGAAGGTATGCAGGTGGCTGGGGATGTCTACGGCACTGAACCTTGACGGCGGAGGGTCCAGCTCTCTCTGGTGGAGGGGAAACACCTTCACCCTTCCAAGCAACAGCAACGATGCCGAGCGCCCAATACCTTACGGTGTGCTGATATTCAGGGAGGATTCAGGAGTCAGAAACTGACCTTTCTTGTCCGGTCAGACAATATTCAGATCAAAAAAACGGGACCCCGATCTGATGGCGGGGTCCCGTTTTATCTGTTCCAAAATCATAAGAGATCGGACTACTTGAGTTCCACCTTTGCTCCGGCTTCTTCGAGTTTCTTCTTCATCTCTTCGGCTTCTTCCTTTGCAGCCTGCTCTTTTACGGTCTTGGGTGCGCCGTCTACGAGCTCTTTGGCTTCTTTGAGGCCGAGGCCGGTGATCTCACGAACGACCTTGATGACGCCGATCTTGTTTGCGCCGTGGTCAGCGAGGACTACGTCGAACTCTGTCTTCTCTTCTTCGACTGCCGCTGCGGGTGCTGCTGCGCCGGCCATAGGCATCATCATCGCGGGTGCCGCTGCCGATACGCCAAATTTGTCCTCGAGTTCCTTCACGAGCTCGGAGAGCTCAAGTACTGACATTTCTTCAATTGCCTTGATGATATCTTCACGTGTCATACTAATTCATCCTCCTAAGGATATTTTAAATTTTTATGCTGCTATGCGGCAAATTTGCCACTCATACCGGCTATGCCGCTTCCTTTTTGTCCTTGATCTGCGAGAGGCATGTGACGAGTCCTCTTGCAGGGCCGGAAAGTACTGTGACGAGTCCCCTGAGAGGAGCTGCGATGGTACCGACGACCTGGGCGATGAGAACTTCCTTTGAGGGAAGGTCCGCAAGCGCGAAGACCTGTTCCTTGCTGAGGATCTTTCCTTCAAGGACCGCCGCCTTCACTATCAGGGCCTCGTTTCCCTTCTCTTTTGAGAAGTCGCGGATGGCTTTCGCTACAGATGCCACGTCGCCGTAGGAGAGAACGTAGCCGTTCGGGCCTGAGTCAAACTCAGGTGCATGTGTTATGCCCGCCTCCGTAAAGGCTATGCGCATAAGTGTGTTCTTGCACACCTTCATCTCGCCGCCTGCCTCGCGGATGCGTTTGCGGCAGTCGCTGATCTTCTTGACTGTGAGGCCGCGGTACTCGGTGATGAAGACTGCGTTGCTCTTGTTGAGCAGTCCTACCAGGGAATCGATCGTTTCACGTTTTGCTTGTGTTGGCATTCAATTTCACCTCCTGTTGATGTTGTGATCGGATGCCGACAATAAAAAAGGCCTCCGTCACTCAAGGGGAGTCCGGAAGCCATAATACGTGCAGTAATTGAGTTAATGGGGCACGGTTATCCTTCGCAGACCTCGGCAGGAAATTAAGCGCAAGCGCACCTGCTGTCTTGAGTCTAAGCTGTGAGATTATACAATAAGGATGATAATTTGTACAGCACCCCAAATATTGTTGCTGTAACTGTTCCTGATATCCGATATCTATGCCCGGAGGGAAAACTCAGCAAAATATTTGGTACAGACAACAATTTTATCAACATCATCCGGCTTTTGTAATGTAAAATAATCAGCATGATATCAAGGCACAAATAATATACGGAGGAGTTTCAACATGAAAAGGCTCTTGACACTTATCCTGGCATGCATTCTTATTTCCATTGCATCATCATCGATGGCAAAACCGGCCGCTGAGGAATTTAGAAACAAAGAATACGATTATTCCTCGATCAAATCCGTACTGGCGCTTCCAGTAATGTATGAGATCACGATACCTCCGAACGAGCCTTTCCTTGACGATTCTGTCCAGCAGAGGTGGAGAGAACTGACATCCCAGGAAAAGGGCGGTTTCAGTTTCCTTGTAAAGACCCCAGAACAGATAATCGAAAGGGATGACTTTGTCAAAGGCACCGGACCTTCAGAAAAAACCGGCAGGGACAAGACCGCTGAGAAGGCGCTCTCACTCTCCCCGGAATACACAGACGCAATATTGTCGGCAACCGTCACGAAATGCGCATACACGACCGTCCACCACCCTCAGGAGGTCGTCTGGGATACAAGGTACGAAAACCGCTCCGTATATGTAAACGGCAAATGGGAGACACGGAGCGTACCCATAAGCTACCAGAAGATCAAGCCCGCGTGGGACGAAACATCCGCACTGGGGGCGGTAAGGCTGGAACTTCGGAACTCGAGGGACAATACTTTGATCTACGGCGTCAACGTAACGGCCAGCACCGCAGAGGACCTCTTCACCCCTTTGCCTACATTGACGAGGCATATCACAAACGTTGTGGAAAACGCGGTCAAGAGGGTGCCGAAAAAATAATTTGATCTCAGTTCCGAAAAAAGCATTAAAGAAAAAGTAAGGGGGACGCGCAAGCATCCCCCTTACTTTTTCTCATGTGAGTTCAGAAATTTATTCTGCTGTTGTGTCTTTCTGGGCCTGGACGGGATCTACGGAAATTCCAACTCCCATAGTCGTTGCAAGGGTCATGCTTTTGACATAGGTACCCTTTACAGCTGCAGGGCGGGCTTTGAGGATGGCTCTGAAGAGCGCCTTGACGTTGTTTTCAAGGTGTTCTGCCGGGAAAGATGCTCTGCCTACCGCGTTGTGCGTAATAGCTGTTTTATCGACACGGAACTCGATACGACCGGCTTTGATCTCTTTGACAGCACCGGCAACGTCGAACGTAACTGTATTCGCCTTTGCGCTTGGCATAAGTCCGCGGGGACCGAGAACTTTGCCGAGACGTCCGGCTGATTTCATTATGTCCGGTGTGGCGATTACTGCATCGAAATCCATCCTGCCTTCAGCGATCTCTTTTACAAGATCTTCGCCTCCGACGATGTCCGCGCCTGCGTCCTGAGCTTCCTTCTGCTTGTCTCCGAGTGCAAGGACACACACCTTCTTTGTGTGGCCTGTCCCGTGCGGAAGGACGATCGTGCTTCTTACCTGCTGGTCTGCATGGCGGGGGTCTACGCCGAGACGAACATGGAGTTCGAGGCTTTCGTCGAATTTAGCCGTTGCACATTCCTTCGCTATTGCGACAGCCTCTGAAATTGAATACTGCTTCGTGAGATCTACTTTTTCGAGCAGTGCCTTGTAGCGCTTACCTTTTTTTGACATTATTATTCCTCCTCGTGGTAATGTCGGAAGACCAGAGATCCTCCTCCCACATCCCGGATATCCGGGAAGTCATCTAGCCGGTATTTCTAACCGACTACCTCGATGCCCATCGAACGGGCTGTGCCTTCGATCATCTTCATTGCAGCGTCGATGTCGTTCGCATTGAGGTCGGGCATCTTGAGAGCCGCGATCTCCTGGACCTGCTTCTTTGTTATCTTTCCTACCTTGTCCTTGTTGGGGACAGAGGAGCCCTTTTCCTTGCCCGCAGCTTTCTTGATCAGGATGCTCGCGGGGGGGGTCTTGAGGATAAAAGAGAAGCTGCGGTCAGCGTATACTGTGATAACGACCGGGATGATCATCCCAACTTTGTCCGCCGTCTTGGCGTTGAAAGCCTTGACGAATTCCATTATGTTAATGCCGCGCTGTCCGAGCGCAGGTCCTACCGGCGGCGCCGGTGTCGCTTTTCCTGCGGGAAGCTGCAGTTTAAGCTCCCCAATTACCTTCTTTGCCATAGTACATGTTACCTCCTTGGTTTTGCTGCTTATGTAAAGCCCTCATCGGGCGATCATTCTTTTGTCAATGTGCGCTATGCAAAATTAAAGCAGTGACTGTTTCTGTCAGATCTTTTCCAGCTCGGTATAGTCCGCTTCAACAATGGTCTCACGTCCGAATACCGTTACGCTGAACTTTATCTTGCCCTTGTCCGCATCAATACCGATGACAGGACCGGCCTGTCCCGCAAATGGTCCACTCCTGACCTGGATCGTATCTCCCACCTGGAAATCGACTTCGACCTTAGGCTTCGCCTCTTTGCCAAGCTTGTTCATTATCTCCTCTACCTCTTTAGGGGTAAGGGGGATAGGATGGTTTCCCGATCCGACAAATCCCGTCACTCCGGGTGTATGGCGAACTACATACCAGGACTGGTCCTCGAGGATCATCTCCACGAGCACATAGCTCGGGAAGATCTTTCTCCGGATCCGCTTTGTTTTGCCCTCTTTGATGTAAACTTTCTCTTCAATTGGGACAAGGACACGGAAGATCCTGTCTTCCATACCCATCGTCGCGATCCTCTGCTCAAGGTTCGCCTTGACCTTATTCTCGTAGCCGGAATAGGTCTGGACTATGTACCAGCTTCGTTCCTGTGTGT is drawn from Synergistaceae bacterium DZ-S4 and contains these coding sequences:
- the nusG gene encoding transcription termination/antitermination protein NusG, whose protein sequence is MSEIFGNTQERSWYIVQTYSGYENKVKANLEQRIATMGMEDRIFRVLVPIEEKVYIKEGKTKRIRRKIFPSYVLVEMILEDQSWYVVRHTPGVTGFVGSGNHPIPLTPKEVEEIMNKLGKEAKPKVEVDFQVGDTIQVRSGPFAGQAGPVIGIDADKGKIKFSVTVFGRETIVEADYTELEKI
- the rplA gene encoding 50S ribosomal protein L1, which codes for MSKKGKRYKALLEKVDLTKQYSISEAVAIAKECATAKFDESLELHVRLGVDPRHADQQVRSTIVLPHGTGHTKKVCVLALGDKQKEAQDAGADIVGGEDLVKEIAEGRMDFDAVIATPDIMKSAGRLGKVLGPRGLMPSAKANTVTFDVAGAVKEIKAGRIEFRVDKTAITHNAVGRASFPAEHLENNVKALFRAILKARPAAVKGTYVKSMTLATTMGVGISVDPVQAQKDTTAE
- the rplK gene encoding 50S ribosomal protein L11, whose protein sequence is MAKKVIGELKLQLPAGKATPAPPVGPALGQRGINIMEFVKAFNAKTADKVGMIIPVVITVYADRSFSFILKTPPASILIKKAAGKEKGSSVPNKDKVGKITKKQVQEIAALKMPDLNANDIDAAMKMIEGTARSMGIEVVG
- a CDS encoding phosphodiester glycosidase family protein gives rise to the protein MALLFALAGSSFAVTKDELMPYIFKSLGHKVPAKYLTDTDDEMTGSSALRLVFESMGWGFVITAYDQVTILPEWSHLDPVAEIAKKISPSLPSAILNGLERPLGEEDIKALTDWLELCRKKVSWKDSFSSEGTTLTMFKHGIGDPSGPANGNLETGVNEPLFAAMITVDMDAVKCQIATAVMVGANKAPLATIAVENYGVVGGINGGYFAGAKPIGVLRRQGYTDNAKFWPQRSAFGWNDKGETVFVDGRETADINSDRRFDQYTEMLQAGPLLLKNGEYTDNTENIKENVLNMRHPRTMVGTDGKKIMWAVIDGRDNMHSVGATIEETRKVCRWLGMSTALNLDGGGSSSLWWRGNTFTLPSNSNDAERPIPYGVLIFREDSGVRN
- the rplL gene encoding 50S ribosomal protein L7/L12 gives rise to the protein MTREDIIKAIEEMSVLELSELVKELEDKFGVSAAAPAMMMPMAGAAAPAAAVEEEKTEFDVVLADHGANKIGVIKVVREITGLGLKEAKELVDGAPKTVKEQAAKEEAEEMKKKLEEAGAKVELK
- the rplJ gene encoding 50S ribosomal protein L10; the protein is MPTQAKRETIDSLVGLLNKSNAVFITEYRGLTVKKISDCRKRIREAGGEMKVCKNTLMRIAFTEAGITHAPEFDSGPNGYVLSYGDVASVAKAIRDFSKEKGNEALIVKAAVLEGKILSKEQVFALADLPSKEVLIAQVVGTIAAPLRGLVTVLSGPARGLVTCLSQIKDKKEAA